In Brassica napus cultivar Da-Ae chromosome C2, Da-Ae, whole genome shotgun sequence, the sequence CAGAAGCTCTATCATTGTGGgaccaaataaaaaaacttgaaacaTTCAGAAACCACACCAAATTAATCAACTCCGGAGGTTTAATCACATCCTTGTTCACATAATTCTCTAACATACTGAGAATGATGACCGTAAATATTTGCTAATTTGTTCACGTCTACGTCTTATCTAAGGAAAAAAAGCAACGTGTAATTGTGTTTATTttcgtttataatttttttaaaatcattgtATTGGTTGTAAATTGTCTATTATTGACAACAATTGTAACTTTGGATTCAGTTtacatgttaaaaaaaaagtcaacgATTTCGATACACATATTACTCTCTAGTATATCTAAATTCTGACTGAATCACAGGTCCATGTTCTAATACCATCCTAACATCTAATTTTGATCCCGAGGCAGATCATTATTCTCAGTTAATACCTTTTTCCCTTCCTCGATGAGAACAGGATCATCGCAGAGAGCGAAATAGAGCTCCTTCTTGGACGTGAAAACTCGCGAGTACTGTGGAATCAGAGAGGAATATTCCGAAGGAAGAAACTTCTCCCACACGGTATCGGATTTAACAGCCGACTCGAACGTTTTCGAAATAGAAGCAGCGACGCAAGCGTCTCGTGGACTCGTGAAGGAGATAATGGTGGAGATGCAATCCACCGGCAATGAATCGAATGGTGACGGCATCGTTGCATGCATCAAATCGCCTGCGTCTGGAATCTTGAGAGACAGATAGCCCTTAAGACTTcttttgtaataaataaatagacTTCTTGAGATCGTTCTAAAGTCGCTTCTGTGATGAAATGGTGAAAGAAAGAATGATTTataatgaaaaacaaaagaCTCGTGGTATCCGTGTCTTACATGCCGTGTGCATcgcatctctctctcctcaacACTACGcgttttcaattaatttattactaACTGTGGTTGTAAGCCCATGATCTAATAAATATTTCCCCACATGGTCGAATCACAAAATTAATGTCTACGAAATTATATGTGTAGCTGATTCAAATAATACACTTTCACCCTAGAAACTTACACATATCTCGACCAGTTGGCTTGGCTCATGGGCCTAAGAGATGGGATGTCTCACATGATATAGGGTATCCAACGAGACACTTCATCTAGAACTATCTGGACTTAAAATCTGGAATACctgaattattaaaataaatacacTCTCTTATTGAACTGGGTACACGTGAGAGTTGCATAAAcatcaaaagaaagaaaaatcaaaaacattaattacaATCAAATTAACAACCATTAAAACAGACTCTGTTACAATATGTTTTTGGTTTGATACATAAACATATAACACCGGACTCACTAGCTCAAACACGCTCATCCATGGACTGGCTCTTACTTCACCATACCTTTTTCACAGGCCGGAACTCAATGCCCTGAATGATGAAGCCAGGCGTCCAATAACTGTACTTGATTTCACTAATACGAAACCAGATTTCATCGCGATCATCCATGAACCCTCCATCGTTTAAGAGTTCTCCAAACTTTGCCTCTACCCACCCATCTTCCCTCTTCTCTAGCTTCGTTAGCTCCAGCCTTTCCCACTTTGCACCTTCGGGAGTTTCATGTACAATCACTCCAACTCCAAAGCTTTTTTGGACATCTTGAATTTGATCCTTTGCCTTGTAGACTACGTAAGCAGAGTACTGAGTATCAGGAGAGAGGAGTTTTGGTTTCAGCACACCGTAGATCTTGAATGGAATCCCAGTTACAAGTTGTGGGACTTCTTCAAACCTTTATAACACATTGCATTCAACATTATCAGAACGAGTTAAAGTTTTCATGAGTTTTTAACTCAAGACTAAATGATACTGGACGTATTAGTCCTTGTCCCttatactctttccatttaatAAAAGGTGGCATTTTAACACTTTTTCTTATTACACAAATTGtcatattaaaattctaatacaatttttaaaaattataattaactcaatctatactattttttttaacgtctggttaattatgctattacaacgaTGTGAAAAATTACATATACGATTCTACAACCGACAATTCTATCACCTTGTGTGAATACACATCTTACTACGCCACTCCGAGCCGTCCTATGAGATCCACGTCCGATGCCATGCACCATGGTGAAGATCTCTTGTAACATCTTTTCTCCATAATCTGCATAATTTGGATTTTCTAGAGGTTTTTGAACCGCATGCCTCttggtgtagaagcattaatgaatcCTTAGTCAAACTGCTGGACTAAACGAGCTTccactattatttatgaagtgattttgaTTACTTGTCAGCTTCTCCATAGTATTAGAtgattttgattatttgttCATTGTttattgcttatttgtcatattttccataattatagataatttacttatttgttatgtttttaataattttagttttgcttatttgtcatattcttaataattttaattggtaatttgatttatttgtcatattttaaaattatttaggtGGTAATTTTAGTTTTGCTTACTTGTCATGTTATCAATGATTTTAGGTTATCTTGCttaatttcatgttttattattttagaagcTTATTGTCATATTCCATGATTTAGTTTAAGTCAttacttttaataaataaatttttgaattgttagtttttaaacatttttagtgattgtttaataaatattttcataatatttaggGATAATTATTATTAACGAGTATTATCAGATTTTAGCagtaattttattgttttgttcatcttatgattaatattaaatggttcaatgttttttatttattatttttataagaaagCTTTATTCACATTGTGTCACCGAATTATCTtaccaataaaaaatatgagTAAATACAATCTCTCactgttataattttaaaatgtagcTTTTTACTTGGGGTTTGGTTTCATAGGCTTCACTGATAATTTGGTAATTAtggtttcttttgtatatttatcttttatgttattttaaagtattaataaaattttattaggtTATTATGATGATGATACTTTTACGTGTGTGGTTTAGTGATATAAATAAACGATTTTCCAAGTACTCTAATGGATTCGAGTCCATAACCGTGGATTCCAATGCAAGAGATCATCTATGTCTGTtgtgataaaaaataaattatttcttctgctttatttaatatttgaaattaattaaataatttaaattaaaattaaaaattatgttagtACACACAAATGTGCGGACCGTCTTCTAATACTGATTGTAAAAATACTTTGATcctgtaaatatatttaattatctcAAAGATTATTAGgtaaataaatgtaattattagagaacaaattaattttaacttttttttttaatttgtgtaaaaaatgtcaaaatacTGTTTAAAATTAATGCTTTTAATCATTGCCGTTTAACCAATGGAGTTTATCGTTATGAGATTATATTATTCATAACACACATCTTTAGAATTCAAGCAAAAAGGAGTTAGTTACCTAGAATCAGGATCTGAGATCAATCGCCAAAAGGTAGAGAATGTGAGATCAACTTCCTTCCCAGATAAACATAGTCATGTTCTTTTCCTGAACGCAGCGTCAGccactgcggttaaaaattttcaaaaaaaaaaaaaatctaaatgcAGCGTCGTTATAAGCTCCCGCCGGCGACTGTCGCGACTGGTTTTTCCCGTGTTTTCATCACCTTTGATTTTATCAGCGTCTTCTAAACAAGTGTTGACGTACCGCTAGCGTCAATAATTAGTATCTTGCAACTCTCTGTTTTAACATGTTTACTACgagaaaacacgccgaattccgacggaggttccgatgGACTTCAATGTCGTCGGACGTTTGTGACGGATTTCCGaccaatttccgacgaaaaccaaaaaattgaagtcgtcggaattccgtcggccatttccgacggaattccgacgaaacatggCTCGTCGGAATTTttcgacgacttttcgacgacattccgataaaacatataaccgttgtagtcatcggaaattcgtcggaatataccgacgaacttccgacgacattccgattaacagatATAACCGTTACCGTCgccggtattccgtcggaattttccgacaaatttccgacgaaccatgtgaccgttgccgacaaatatatatgaccgttttatagccgtttgagattggaaaataccgacggtattccgacggactgctttacatccgtcggaatttcgtcggaagcAATTTCGTCGGAAGCAATTTCTTATAAAtccaacccctcctcattcaactcattcacacttcattctctattcattctctttagtcataaaaATTTCGTGAAAATTATGTCTTCAGGagcttattatcgttcgtggatggataaacctcatttggatcccaacaccaatttgcttacgaaagaatacgttcaagggattggagaattcatgaggcttgttcaacagcaaccggatgcaaaaagtggtatgttaagatgttcctgctctacttgcaataataataaggttataaaagaatttgatgtttggactcatttgtatatgaaagggttttcacgtaattataaagtttggtaccttcatggggaaactggttatgaatatggtagtactagcgaacctcagcatgttagtgaacttcagcctgatatttggttagaagaatctagaacggatatagattatggtgtaggtactgagcagatggtacatgatcattatagaggggaagaaccaaatcccgaatctaggagattttttgacatgttggatgcaggaaaacagcctttgtatcaaaattgtagagatggtcatttagccttatcatctgcaactagattaatgggtattaagacagactataatttacctgaagaatgtatggatgcgattactgattttgtcaaaggtattctacctgaggataaccttgcaccgggttcatactacgaggttcaaaaacttgttgccggtcttcaactaccgtacgaagtgatagatgtatgtattgacaactgcatgatttactggagagcggatgagacatagaatgtatgaaaattttgtgggaaacctcgttatcaggagacgaggggaagagttctgATCccgttcaaaagaatgtggtatttgcctttgacggaaaaattgaagaggttgtatcagtgtgagcgcacatcaaaagcaatgagatggcatgcaaaGCATttcacaaatggtgagattagacatccttcagatgcgaaggcttggaaacatttccagtcaacatatccagaatttgcggaagagagaagaaatgtttatcttggattatctacgagtggatggaacttctgatgatgatgaaccattgcaactaGAGTCTACCAGCAAAGCCCAGGCAGTTGAATATTTGGCAAATGTTGAACTcattgagaatttgactgtgtttggacttGATGCTGTTGTACATTCGGAGCCAGAAGctgaggttggggagtttgaagaagattcagaagattctgattagttttttttttattggtccgtcggaaatccctcgcaaaatatcgacgacatagcgacgaccaAGGGTTTCATTGAAGTTTGGAAATgtcctcggtaattcgtcggtatattccgacgaattaccgaggacatgtgtttctaaaaaaattcaaacataaaaatctataaatttagatgctaaaactatgaaaataacacataataagtgtttagtatagttttagatcgcaaccgttcaaatataacaactcattaaaatatttatgtatgcatatcattgttttcataacatctcatcttaacactcatatacttatacaatcatattcatctaatcttacactacaaaaaatgttgttgtgtaaaatcgtgttataaaaacatctttattgttaaatctttatgcaaatactatatatattatcaaagatttggattttgcatttagaaacttgtaatcaacaccctaaacactaagtcgtcggaattccgtcgaaaaaggtcgtcagtattccgtcggaatatactgacggacaccaattccgtcggaattgcaATTTACCCGGAAAAACCAAACCgcgtgaaaattttcgcgaatcgtcaattggtatatatttaattataccgacggaatactgacgaatccgtgtccgtcggaaacattaaatataattacgaccttcttcttccttcttcgttatttccGCCTCTCTATCAATCCTCTCCGCGATTTCTCACTCTCTCACGGCGATTCCGGCCATTCTGGACCTCCcatcaccggcgaatcctcttctcaccctcatatctcttccccaaaccccaaatcatgtaagaatcatcacAACTTTGTTTTatctcaattgtttagggttttggaagttagatctcggattttaggttgtttgattgaaaattttaggattgaatggatagtttaggatatataagttaggattgttgttttagtttttttttggaattattttttgtttttgttaaaattcaaaatgttttactattcttaaaacgttttttgatttttaaaaacgtttttcaagtttccagtaataaactatgtataataaaacgtttttaaatttttttaaaattatttaacaaaatttttctatatttataaattttttataattttgtatacatatatatatatatatatataaatcatgtataataaaattttttataagtttccagtaataaactatgtataataaaaggttcaatagttttttttaaaacgtttataaaaccttttgtaaatatataaattaaaacattaaaaacataaatgatttgaaaagatttttgatgtattaattttttttttttaggtccgaggatgaaccccgccccgcagcccgtcttcgacgtagttcggtgagcagttcccgtgcatcgggatcgtctcacgaacaaaactcggttcccgcatatatttccgctccagctcccgctccagctcccgctgcccctcccactgctgctcaacaggatccgggggtcatgccagttgaactattggttcaacaaccaggtcgagagcatctcccggttctccaacccaacccacgacgaggacatagcacttggttagtatttttttttatttgtagcattatgtttttttccattaattaacttgctaacttgtatttttttttaaaggttcaccaagtcgagaaatggcattagcaggagcatcaaccagatgatgtactccatgctccgttttggatattcaaagtggagtgtgatcccttccgacgaacgagagttgtggtttcgtcagtttgcggtagtaactcttcctttttttaaagtatttacattttttttaaatatatttacttattaaattatgtttattttgtaGCAaaagttcaactggcactccgatctcacggaaacagtccgtaaaaaattcaacgaaaaggtcatggactcttatacgaagcagatgaacatgtggaagacagtttggcagaagaacaagaggccacggttcatcaacgggacggtgtgggagcagttgatagctcattgggagaagaaagaaactgcagagacgtcttctaggaactccaagaaccggaagagcgatcgtggcgggaaaggtatgtatgtgcacaacctcggcgcttgctctatgtctactaaggaggatgaacttgtaagttttttattattgtttatctttatattttttaaataaatattttatatattctttggCTAATAATGACGGTTTTTTaaatcgaagcaaatgacggtaatcccgttgatcgtctccaactcattaaggtggctcacactaacaagaagacgggtcaaattcaggacctcgtgatcaaaggtgtcgttgatttggtggaagctgaaatagcatctcaatctcagcctctctctgatgacggcaattctacgggagcttcaaccaacttgtccCTATTGCAAAAAAATGAGATGGttaaaaaggtaattttttttattaatatattttttttataatgtcgattactaacttgtccctatttactaactttaaatatttttgtaggcggttcctaaaaggaaaggaggccgtttagttgagtTGGCCcatcgtgcttcttcgtatccggcatcttcttcgcaagctccgtatgccgatcccatgattctcgaggagctacatgacaaagatgaacggattggggcattggaggagcagaacaccactatcctttctgagaatgccacgatccgttcggagaatgccactatccttgctgagctggcatcccagaagaagttcaacgttgagataatgcagaagctaggtcgtttgatgtcttcgagttcttagtttttttctgctttttaaaactttctgaatgttttttttctatttcggtttgtatgaatttaaattctatagtattattagttttaaatttcagattttatttatttattaattaatttttaatataaaaaaatataaaaatgcaaaattaattcgtttttaaaattgatatatttcGACGAATTGTGGGCGTCGGACTATACCGACGGactatggttcgtcggaaaatactgacggagagggttcctcgaaatattccgacgaaccattgTTCGTCGGTATCTTCCGACGCACCatagtccgtcggtattttccgaggacTACGTTCGTCGGTATAATCCGAGGAATgttctccgtcggtatatattttttccgatgaactctggtctcgtgtgtccgcatcggaatatcgtcggaaattcgtcagaatgacgtttctcggtattcgtcagaaagtcgtcggaaggtctgacgaaattccgacgaatattttttttccgacaaaatGATACCgaccccctgttttcttgtagtggttccTGACATGTCAGTTTTAATTCCTTTATGTTTTTGTGTCGCTGACGCTGAAACTTACGTCCAGGAAAAGAACATGACTATTATAGTCCTCGTCCCTCTTGCTTTGTCTAAACATACGCTCTATGTTTCCCAAAAATAGAAAGCCTCATTAACAAGAAATCTATAATGGTAGAATAAACTTACAAACTCAgaataatcaaaacataatcAGGTGTACCATTTTTCCATCTTCGATTAGAACATAGTCATCGCATCAAGCAGAAAAACGTTTCGTCTTGGATGAGAAGATTGAATATTTCTGAGGAAGAAACTTTTCCCTTACGCTACCGGAAGTGACAGCCGACGCTGATCCAAAGGTTGTAGAAACCAAAGGGCCGAAGAAGCAGAAGGCAAAGAACAATACATTCCTCTGGAAATACATCAAAAAAGTGGACAACTTGGAAATGATTCAGCGCCGTGACTTTTCTCCAGTGTTTGCCTGTACCGATAGTCTGCGTCTAAGATCTGGATCAAGCTTGAGAATTGTTGTTCTGACTTTTGCGCACTTCTCAAGTCTTAACTTTCAAAGTCGTCTGACCTGTTTACCAAATTACCCCTTCTTTGAATCAGCGAGAGGAGGGCGTCTAGTACCTCACGACcctttgaaaatgtctctttcgaAAGTCGTCCGGGTATTTTAAAGCAAAGTCACTGATCTACATTTTATGAATTAGTAAAGTAGCCTAAAATTAAACCCCTAAACCTTGTAAAACTAAAGCCTAATATAAAagtagtataatttttttttttgctgaaataCTTCCTTACCCACCTTATCTAATATGACAAAATTGCCCGGTAAATTAAACATCAATCATGCCTCAAATTGTTTGCTTAGATACTTCTTCTCCCAACTTGTGGCGTCAGAACTTCCATGCACAATCAATCCAACTTCAAAGTTATGTAAGATATGAAAGGGATCTCTTGTCTTGTTCACTACGAACACGAGTAATGAGTTCTTGAAGATAAGATAAGGggatttataatattaaaccaTGGATCTTGAATGGACATTCAACAAGATGCTGCGGCACTTTCGTCTAGCCTTCACAACAcattgcatgaaacatcatcggaAGGAGCCCATAATTGTAACTCTAAGACCGCCACCGTTAATGGGACTTCCACGTCCTTTTTGTCGCCCATGGGTTTTACCCTCCTGACGGCTGGTGCATTATGTTTGGAAGGCTCGAGAGATTATTTCCTGACCCTACAATCTCTACATGATGTTTTTTGTGCTTTGTCTTCACTCACACTTATCGAAAATTACTTTCCACAGATCACCCATCCTGAGACTTTCCCACCTCGATCACATGTAACTTTTAAATTCTTTATGGACAAGTAATTAAAAGATAAGTGTACTTTGTTGACAaataattaatcaaatcaatttttaaaaacttctaCACATACCGTTCTCCAAGTATAACCAAATCCTAATACATATAAACGACTAAGAGAAAACTTATTTCATGACATACCAAAAGTTCTATTTCTATAAGTTGATGCCTTTCGCCTTGAAAATACAGACTCAGCTTATCAGAGGCCAGTGAACATGATGTTTATTCAGTAGATTGGGTGAACCATGAAAGTCTATATTAACAACATGCTCATAAAGTCTCTGGAAGCAGCTTGCCACATCGCTCACTTGGAGGAGGCATTCTCAATGCTAAAGTAGTACAACATGAACCTAATCCTTTCAAAGTCCGGCTATGGCAGTGGGGACATTTGTAAAACTATACTACAAAATTTAATGGGCCAATTCATTCATTAGTCATTACTAACTCTTCCTTTGGAAGTCCATGATCTAGCAAATGCTTTCTCATAAAACGTATAAGTCTACGAAATTTGTGTAGCTGATTCAAAGAGCACATTTTCTCTTATTGAATTGGTTCGTTTGAGAATGAAAAAACATCGACAAAAATAGCAAATATTAATTACAATTAAATAACCACTAAAACTGTTACAACTTATTTCGGTTGATACATAAACATATAACACCGGACTCACTGGCTCAAACACGTACGGTGTACATGGTGTGGTTTTTACTTCACCAGAGTTTTTTCACAGGCCGGAATTCAATTCCTTGAATGATCAATCCACGCTTCCAATAAGGAGACGTAATGTCTATAATACTCAGTTCAATTTCGTCACAACCAATTTCATTGAATAAATCACCAATCTCTGCTTCTATCCATCCATCTTCTCTCTCCTTCGATTTCATTAGCTCCCTCCTTCCCCACCTTTTAATTCTATCCGCAGACTCATCAAAGCATATGAATCTTTTAGTAGCTTTTTGTCCCACCAAACATATTCCAACTTGTATGGGCAAATCGCGAAACCCATGACATCCACTTCTTGTCTTGTACACTACGTAAGCCGAGTAATGGGTTCTTGGAGAGAGGATTCGAGTATTCATCCAACCACGGATCTCGAAAGCACATACATCAAGAAGTTCTGGTACTTTTTTAAACCTTTCAACATTATTTACCATCATCATAATGCTAATTAATGCTAATTGTAACCATGCATGCCTTGTGTAACAATCCATCTTAAACAAGAAAAAGTAGTATACCTAGCTTCGGGAATTGAGATCCATTGCCAATACTGAGGAGAGTTTCCCCATGTGATTGCGAGTTGCCTCGCAGATAACATGATACATCTCTTCCCACTCGCTTTCTCTAACCAGAAGCTCTTTGGTTTTGTCCGAAATAAAGTATGTTATTTAATCAAAAGTATTTGAAGGCCGTACTAATAGTAAAACTCGATCGACAAAGTAACTAGATATATATCCCTATACCTTTTGTCCATCTTCGATTAGAACAGGATTGTTGCACAAAGAGAAATAGAGCTCCTTCTTCAACGTGGAAACTTGCGACTCAAGAATAAGAGATGAGTACTCCGGTGGAAGAAACTTCTCCCACACGCTATTGAACTCGGACGTTGACTTGAAGGTTTTTGAAACCGAAGCTGCAACGCATGCGTCCCGTGGACTTGTAAGAGAGATTATGTTACCGATGCAATCGTCCGGTAAGTCATCAAATGGTGAAGACAGTGAAACCCTCTCTTGTCTGATTTTACCGATGCCGAGGTTTTTCCCCATCGACAAAGTCAAAACATCAATAGAAGCTGATAGATTTTAGGACTTATTACACTTCTGAAATTTCCTGAAGGTGTcctcttatatttttaaagtaccCTTGTTCGCATCAGTGGCACGCACGTCTCTCCTCTCAGCCATGTTTAGTGTTGGTCtttctttataaaatatatagactAACAAACCAATTACGTAACTGGAttgaccaagaaaaaaaaaacaaaccaattgAACTACTCAAAGATTTAGGGGTATATTGGATGGTTGATTTTTAACTTCAACTATAAGTTTGTGTTAGTTAGACAAAAAATTTACATACTTTTGGTTTTATTCAACCAATTCGATGTTACCCAGATCCGATGCCCGGTTTGggaattttataaaatataaataattgagTTACTGTTATTTTGGAACTATTACTTGCCTAAAACAAGGGTTCAAAAGCAAAGCTTCTGTTTAgtaaatcaataataataaggtgACTCTTGCAAATCAAGAACTCACAATTATATTAATAAGAAAAGACATAAGTCTTTAAGGATTATTATCTAATCTTCAATCCTAAAGTCTTTAATCATTATCTTTCGAACATTAAGAATACTAATACTTatcgaaataaataaatataaaagaaaggTAAATTTAAACCAAAAGCTCAATAGGAATAGGATGCCACGCTGCATCAATATATATCTtctatatactattatttgagaagtaatTTTGCTTGTTTGTCATTTTTTTCGT encodes:
- the LOC125582450 gene encoding putative F-box protein PP2-B2, which produces MCIHTRFEEVPQLVTGIPFKIYGVLKPKLLSPDTQYSAYVVYKAKDQIQDVQKSFGVGVIVHETPEGAKWERLELTKLEKREDGWVEAKFGELLNDGGFMDDRDEIWFRISEIKYSYWTPGFIIQGIEFRPVKKVW
- the LOC106428517 gene encoding F-box protein At2g02240-like, with amino-acid sequence MGKNLGIGKIRQERVSLSSPFDDLPDDCIGNIISLTSPRDACVAASVSKTFKSTSEFNSVWEKFLPPEYSSLILESQVSTLKKELYFSLCNNPVLIEDGQKSFWLEKASGKRCIMLSARQLAITWGNSPQYWQWISIPEARFKKVPELLDVCAFEIRGWMNTRILSPRTHYSAYVVYKTRSGCHGFRDLPIQVGICLVGQKATKRFICFDESADRIKRWGRRELMKSKEREDGWIEAEIGDLFNEIGCDEIELSIIDITSPYWKRGLIIQGIEFRPVKKLW